The genomic segment GATGATTTCGTCGTTTAGCGTGAACACCATGCTGCCACCGTAGTTGGCTGTCGTGGGTACGGCTCCGCCACCGCTGATGACCGTGATGTCCACCCAAGCCGCCGCGCCCGTCTCGACACTCGCCGAGGTCTCCGATGCCCGCGTACTGGTCTCCACTCGGAACAGATGGCCCCCGGGCGTCAGTCGTGTCGCCAGATACGGCACGTAGCGCCCTGTATCCACGTCGTCCACGAACACCTTCGCCCGGGCGTTGCTCGTCACGAGGACCGTCGGCCCCATCGCGGCATCGAGCGCTGCGTCCACGTCTTCCGAATCGCGGAAGTCCACCGCGTCGAGGTCAATCAGCCCGCCTGTCGCTGCAGAGCGCACTGCATTCAACGCCTGGTCGAACACCTCGCTGTCTATCAATGCTTTGGGAGTCCCGGCCGCCACCAGACGGGCGATGCCGAGGTAGGCGATGGTGGTCTCGGGATCGGCCCGTACCACGCCGCCCTTTCGCGGCATGGGGACCAACGCGTGGATGGAGAGCGAACCACCCGCATTCGCCGTCGCGGTAATGCGAAGGAGCGTCCCCGGCGGTAGCGTCCGGACGGATGCGGTGAACTTTCCTGTCGGGTCGGACGTTGCGCTCGCCAGCACCTCTCCCGTGGTGAAGTGGGTCACGGTGACGCTAGCCCCTGCGAGCGGCTCGGCTGCGCGACCACGTGAAGCTCCGTTGCTGAAAACCTGACCGGAGAAGGAGGTGATGGGATCGCTGTCGTTCCCCCCACAGCCGGCAAGGCCGAACGCGGCCAACACGGCCGCCAGGACAGCGAAACGCCCGCCCGCTGAAGCGGGGAGCTTTGACCGAATGGACATAGGCAGACCTCCCGAATACGCCGAACGTGTGGGCGCCCGGGCAATGCTGCACCCACACTCTAGATTTCGGCAGGAGGTTCGGCCCTGCTCAGTCCTTGAACATGACGCTAATCTTGCGTTTCACCCGCTGGAGCGCGTTGTCTATGGACTTGGTGTGGCATTTCAGCTCCACGGACATCTCGCGATACGATTTGCCGTCCAGATAGCACCGAAGGACCCGTCCCTCGAGATCGCTCAAGACCGGTCGAACGGCCTCGTGCAAGTTCGGGGGTAGCCTCCGAACCATCAGCAGCGCCTCGGGGTCGGCGCTCGTGCGGTCCGGGATCACATCCATCAGCGAGCCGTCCGTGTCCTCGCCCGAAACAGGGCGATTGAGGGACACGTACGCGTTCAGGGGGCCGTGCTTCTGGCGGGTGGCCGTCTTCACGGCGGTGATGATCTGACGGGTGACGCACAACTCGGCAAAGG from the Fimbriimonadia bacterium genome contains:
- the sigH gene encoding RNA polymerase sporulation sigma factor SigH, translating into MQDEDVVRIARRGDYRATEYLITRYRTLVESKARAYFLIGADREDVVQEGMIGLCKAIRDFRSDRLSKFRPFAELCVTRQIITAVKTATRQKHGPLNAYVSLNRPVSGEDTDGSLMDVIPDRTSADPEALLMVRRLPPNLHEAVRPVLSDLEGRVLRCYLDGKSYREMSVELKCHTKSIDNALQRVKRKISVMFKD
- a CDS encoding carboxypeptidase regulatory-like domain-containing protein, which translates into the protein MSIRSKLPASAGGRFAVLAAVLAAFGLAGCGGNDSDPITSFSGQVFSNGASRGRAAEPLAGASVTVTHFTTGEVLASATSDPTGKFTASVRTLPPGTLLRITATANAGGSLSIHALVPMPRKGGVVRADPETTIAYLGIARLVAAGTPKALIDSEVFDQALNAVRSAATGGLIDLDAVDFRDSEDVDAALDAAMGPTVLVTSNARAKVFVDDVDTGRYVPYLATRLTPGGHLFRVETSTRASETSASVETGAAAWVDITVISGGGAVPTTANYGGSMVFTLNDEIIQSPASGVSVREVPGFPDKRFVTISLSGVNEFPLNRAVLLNVTADVTGPDTLAGTAGTESGSFLRADFVASAGTITQFSEEVQAGVASLTFNSDGTVSFSVNANGTLLTGTASGTLPRFGP